ttaataataaggaGGTttgtaaaaatgataaaaatatagatatgtGTCAATCTTTATTAGGTAAGGATAATTTGGAATATAcgaataataatgtaaatggATTTAATAATACATCAGAAGATACTTTtcttaattttaaattaagaaaaaaaaaaaatgatatatcttCTCTTTTTGATGATAATACGTATGATATGGAAATATCTTATAATGAAAAGGATGAAAAGGATGAAAGGAATGAAAAGGATGAAAAGGATGAAAGGAATGAAAAGGATGAAAAGGATGAAAGGAATGAAAGGAATGAAAAGGATGAAAAGGATGAAAGGAATGAAAAGGATGAAAAGGATGAAAggaataaaaagaatgaaaatGACGAAAAGGACAAAAGGGATGATAAAATTTTTGataaaaattcttttttcttatcacCTTCTGTAGTTATGGAACCACAAGAAGAATTTTCTTCTTATATTAATagcataaataataatgaaatgaacaataataataataataataataatagtagtagcaATTATAGgaataacattttttatgataacGTGGAAACTTTTAATGTAATAAATGAAACACAAAATGAAGGAAATGAAAATTtgcatataattaaaaagggAAAGgtagaaaattattttaatgattgtaaaaaagaatttttagTAGATAAGAATTTTAATGATGAATATTATGAGgaggatataaataattatatgagtAATAATAAAGTAGAAAAGTTAATTattgataaagaaaaagaaaataatgaatataataaaataaatggtGACAATTTTcatcatgataataatataaacattactgaacatttaaataatgattcattaataatttattctcATAAGACTTATTTTCATGATCCTAATTTGAATGATACGAATAGTCagcatataaataatgaaaatgttatattaaaggaaaaaggtgaagaagaaaatgaaagtaataataatcaaaaagATTATAATAAGATAAGAGAAAGTGTaagtttaaataataatataatggatAACAATTCTTTTTTgtggaataataaaaatgacagAATGAGTTGTGAATATAATGAGGATAGAAATATATGTAGCGAAAACTTAaaagatatttttaataatgaacAGGAGAAAGAGTATATGAAAATGAacattcataataataataataataataataagtatatttatgataatataaacttATATCATAAAGGAGATAATGTACATATGAATGTAGCCACTATCAAAGATCATAATAACAATGTTGATGTTATTTCCAAAAAGGATCATATAAACATACCAAGTGTTCATAAAAATGTACATGTTAGTTTTTGCTTTGGTAACAATGGAACTTTTTTCTATAGTAAAAATTCAAAGATTAAATATCAATCTTTAATTAACGTAAtagaaatacatataaacaaaaaaaaaagaaagatgcatatatttaatgaaaagaataatgaggaaaataatatttatatgaatagtaattgtaattataataattattgtaaCAGAAATGTTGATAGTAATGATGTTAAGCAttgttatcataataatatggaaaagTTCATTTATTGTATAAAAAACTTCCCAGGACCCTTTAGTAGAAAAAGTAATAAAGTAGACCATAAAATAGAAGAATTTTTAaaaggatatataaatatcaatAAATCAAGATCagtaaatgataatatttttgaagATATTCAAAAgaattgtttatataattttttattgaatattttgaaaaaaccATATTTAACAAATTTTAATCTAAAAGAGATTtctattgaaaaaaaaaatgatataaataaaaatatgaatcataaaggaaataatattatttcgtATTTTTTAGATAATTATCAAgagaaaaaagatataaaagatgATATATACTTATCAGATGATTGTAATGAAGATGAAGATATAGATATAGATAGTTTATCAAATAATGAAATGGATGAGTttgatataaatgaatatgttaaaaatgattctaataaaatgaaaaaatatgatgaacCCTGCAACAacaatcatataaatatatataaccctacaaataataatagtaataatattataatgaataataatgttgataagaaaaaaaatgtattaaataaagaTCAGAAGAAATGCTATACAGATGTTTATGAAAatagtaaaaatattaatgatatatgtataaataataatacttatttttttttcgattttataaataaagaatttattaTGGAATTATATAAACTAGAAAATAAGAATGAACGTATTACCCATgatgatatttatttattatatttccatatgtgtatatataatagtaagAAAGCTACCAACGtttgtataaaaaaagaattatataaatatttttttttggttttaaggaaatataataaaaagaaatattataaaatgctagataaatatattagttATATTAAGAGATCAATTAATAATGAAttagaaatgaaaaatgatatgaaaaatatttacaaaatttataattataatatatatgacgAAATATGTACTGAAGCTTTTGTAttctttttatgtatattaaataagaaaaatatggtttttaaaaaaaatatattagttAATTATTGGTATGCATTTTATacattaatttttcataattttatatttcaatataAAGAGAATGAAATCCAGTTTGCGGATTATAAAGaagatataattaatttttttatatatcttatacatttattatatgaaaaaaaaaaaaatgcagaAGCGCAATTTTTACTTTTGTTAATATCGAACAATCCTTTTGTATTTTCCTTTTCACctaatacaaaaaatgatgataattatgtAGAGGACGTTAATAAAATTCATAGTGCTAACATTGGAAGTAATCAAATGTATAGTGATAATATTTATggtaataatattcatagtaataataacatgcgtggtaataatatttattgtaataataatcatcctAGTCATAGTAATAATTACATTCGTAGTAATAATTACATTCGTAGTAATAATTACATTCATGGTAATAATTACATTCGTAGTAATGATTTGTATAACCGTTCAAACATAGAAGAATCCAATGCAGTTGGGTATTGTGGATTGTTGAATTCCCATTTCGATATTATGTGCTTTCAAGTTtgtgatatatatgaatatatgtgtagatatgaaaaagatgattttttttttgaacagcttattttttataaaattatatatgcatacatTTTATTAGAATATGGTATTCTTTCTCAAGCACAACGATAtgtagaaatattatattattacattgatgtaataaaaaatgacagaaaaaaaaattcgtatttattatatttatatgataccttattagaaaaaacaaaatatatatttacaacaacaacaaataAAGATATGTTATCATTACAAAGAAAATCTTGTATGTCCAATGATGaagttatatatacttataagtTTATATCAAATTCTGGTATAACTACAACAATACCAAAAGATAATATGTATGAACATATGATGGATAAGAAccatagtaataatattaaaggatatgtaaattataataatatgaatgatactaatgttaattatataaatgaatacacAACGACTAATACTAACATAAatgtatttaataattcGCCTATAcataatagaaataaaacTATACATGTACAAAcacaagaaaatataaatgagtattttaatataaaaacaaatagaaCAGTGACAGATCATTTAGGGAAAAACAATGTTTATTCcaatataaaagaagagaAACTTAATAGCACAATGTTTGATATATtgaaaagtaataataataattcatcatataatgaaaatgagaACATTCAATCATGTGATATGTTAAATGGTGATAATCATACAAATAGAAATGAGGATAGTTctattatacatattcaaAATGGATTAAGTGTTCATCAAGcgattaataataataataataatatataccataataataataatatataccctaataataataatatgtatcatagtaataataatatgtatcatagtaataataataataatatgtactataataataataaatattatacttaTGAACATGCTTCATCCAATGTAAACCCTTCCTCATATTTTGCTGCAGAACAAAATGAGGCACCTTACAATTttactattaataataagaataataatataggaaCAAATTATAACTTTCCaagtgtaaataataatacgcATGGACATAtgtataatgatataaataatcatgTCAATACATATGAGAAAAGTACTGAAGGTACATATCGTTATAATGTAccaaataatgataataataataataataataataatataacatttgtGTATTCTCAAAACTTTACAAATGTTgtagaacaaaataataatgctaAGGACACAGTGCAAGTACAAAATGAAAAGGGAACCATGTGTGGTCCATTAaatgttcatataaatactcataattctttatatgataataaaaatgtagagGGAAATTTTAccaacaatataaaaaaagataacaATATGAAtgtaaagaataataatatacacattAATAATGTTAATGTCCAAAATTCtagtgataataatttatcatcATCACAAGATCAGCAACAATGtgcaaatgaaaataatatggatCTTATAAATATGGGGAAAAGTTTCATTTCGGgctttttttcaaatataaaggaaaaaattaaaaaaacgGAATATATgcaagaagaagaagaagaagaagaaaatattttttattatgattatgaaaaaaaacgTTGGAGAGAAAAAGGTGTAACTTCTGATGAAGAAAAGGAAAGAGAAAAGCAAAAGTTAGAAAAACAAATGgctatgaaaaatatatcccCACCTCCTACTGGTATAAACTATTCATcagaaagaaataaaaatccTTTAAATATGACTGATGTTCGTAGTAGATATGttgattattttaattaacaCCATGATGGGTGAGtgaatgtaaataataaaataaactttataacatttttttttttttgaacatGTGTcctatttaaatatatatatatatatatatatatatatatatatatatatatatttatatatatatatttatttatttatttattaatatttacatattttccccatattttttttgattatttattatgtacccttacatttttatattactaccccattttttatttcattattttgttttggtataatttgtttttgtttttgtttttgttttggctattgcttttttttttctttttttttttttatatgattattttgttttaatatataataattattcctTATCAAGAATAAAATTGTTTTGTAAAAgaagtaaaataaataaatataaatataaatatatatatatatatatgtgtatatttccACTTTGTAAAATTAGttgttgtaaaaaaaaaaaaaaggtatatTTAAAGCATCTTTTAATTACTTTGTTAATTATtgctatttaaaaaaaaaaaaagaaaaaaagaaacaatttttttttatttctccatttattttacttttgaAGAGatacaatattattttattctttatatatataaacagtTTACTATATTATATGCACAACAACATTTGTATACATTTATGTGTGAATACTGATTCTACATAATGattaatcatattttatatatacatttttttgtgttggaaaattttaacaaaaataatactaAAAAAGTTATTACaacgttatatatatatgtaaacattttttttatcatacccttttgaaaaaaaaagccaaataataataataatatatcattcttatatttaattcataacaaggtatattttttttaactttattttatatttttaatagttgtaaatatatatatataaagattaatttattaaagatattttatttttataatttctttttaataaaaaaaaaatattgtaataaAGCCTTAttcattaaattataaatatatattatatatattatattttttattttcaagataatataaaataaccacaactatttatttttatatataataattataatatatataatactatatatatatatatatatatatatatatatatatatatatatatatattatatatataatataatatataatattatataatatataaatatgtatttataataatgcatataaaaaatatattatatatatatatatattatatatattttatttatttatgtatttgtacgtatatatttatgcatataatataataattacctattgaaaaaaaaaaaaaaaaaaaaaatccttATTTCACTCTACATATGAAAATTGACCTTCTattcatttttcttctttttgaaTACAcgtttttttcatttttaaatttgttactattttaacaaaaacaataataattcatGTAAGAACTAATTtacctaaatatatattttaaaaaaaaaaaaaaaaaaaaaaaagaagaaaaaagcaACATTCTAaagaatataagaaaaaaaaaaaaaaaaaaaaaaacaaacaaacaaaaacaaaaaaaacaaaaaaaaaaaattaaaattaaaattaaaattaaataaaataagataagataaaataagataaatctgtatgtttttatgaataaaacataacaatattaatattgtattatttatatataatataatatataaaataaataataatcttacaatatattttttttttttttataaatttaaagaGAATAAGAatggcaaaaaaaaaaaaacaaattcatttgaatataatagattttcaaaaatattatcaaactgatgatttattattagatACCTCCATATccacagaaaaaaaaacagtaGATAATCAAaaatttataagaaaaaacagAACGTTAGAAAAGGATGAAGTGGTTCAAAATATAGACTGGAGAACATTTGATAAtgagaaagaaaaagaaacaaataatgagaatacttcaaatgtaaataaaataaaaagtccgggacttgaaaaaaaaaattttaaaaaaagtaatgatGTTATAACTTTAGGAGCacgtaataaaaataaatcaaccAATTTAAATGCTGATGATATAGATTTTACAAACTTGAGaaacaaaaagaaagaagATGATATAGATTTTACAAACTTgagaaataaaaagaaagaagatGATTTAGACTTTTCAAATTTAAggaataaaaagaaagaagagGAAGATGTTGATTTCTCAAATTTAAggaataaaaagaaagaagatGATGTGGACTTTTCAAatgtaagaaataaaaagaaggaaGATGATTTAGATTTTTCAAatgtaagaaataaaaagaaagaagatGATGTGAACTTTTCAGatgtaagaaataaaaagaaagaagatGATTTAGATTTTTCAAatgtaagaaataaaaagaaagaagatGATGTGAACTTTTCAGatgtaagaaataaaaagaaggaaGATGATTTAGATTTTTCAAatgtaagaaataaaaagaaagaagatGATGTGAACTTTTCAGatgtaagaaataaaaagaaagaagatGCTTTAGATTTTTCAAatgtaagaaataaaaagaaggaaGACGATTTAGATTTTTCAAatgtaagaaataaaaataaagaggaCGATATGGACTTTTCAAatgtaagaaataaaaaaaaagaagatgatTTAGACTTTTCAAatgtaagaaataaaaaaaaagaagatgatTTAGACTTTTCAAatgtaagaaataaaaagaaggaagacgatttaaatttttcaaatgtaagaaataaaaaaaaagaagatgatTTAGATTTTTCAAatgtaagaaataaaaataaagaggaCGATATGGACTTTTCAAatgtaagaaataaaaagaaagaagatGATATGGACTTTTCAAatgtaagaaataaaaagaaggaaGATGATTTAGATTTTTCAAatgtaagaaataaaaagaaggaaGATGATTTAGATTTTTCAAatgtaagaaataaaaagaaagaagatGATTTAGACTTTTCAAATTTgagaaataaaaagaaagaagaatCCAAGGAAAATGATACAAATAAAAGTGAAAAACCACTTTATCTAAGAAGATTAGaagaatatagaaaaaaaaagaaacttGAGAGTCAAGCAAATGATACAGCAATGAAAATGCATGAAAAGGAACAAATAGATGATATCCaagaaagaaaagaagaaataaaagaagaatttAAAGAAGAGGTTAAAGAAgagataaaagaaataaaagaagagaTAAAAGAAgttaaagaagaaataaaagaagagataaaagaagaaataaaagaagttaaagaagaaataaaagaagagataaaagaagaaataaaagaagttaaagaagaaataaaagaagttaaagaagaaataaaagaagttaaagaagaaataaaagaagttaaagaagaaataaaagaagaaataaaagaagttaaagaagaaataaaagaagagataaaagaagaaataaaagaagttaaagaagaaataaaagaagaggtaaaagaagaaataaaagaagttaaagaagaaataaaagaagttaaagaagaaataaaagaagaggtaaaagaagaaataaaagaagttaaagaagaaataaaagaagttaaagaagaaataaaagaagagaTAAAAGAAgttaaagaagaaataaaagaagaggtaaaagaagaaataaaagaagagataaaagaaattaaagaagaattaaaaaatgatatatcaaGTGAAACaacaaaagaagaaaaaaatacagaacataaaaaggaagaaacggaaaaaaagaaatttatacCTAAAAGAGTTATTATGTATCAGCAAGAAttgaaagaaaaagaagaaagaaatttaaaattattagaacAACAAAGAAAAGAGAGAGAAATGAGATTACAACTAATTAGAAGTAAAACCCAAGGTACTTCATCTACCTTTATTCCATCTGCAAAATTAAAGCATTTGGAATCTTTAAAagaggaaaagaaaaaagaagtaaaaacaaatatacaacctaaagataataataataataataataataataataataataataataatattgctgttttaaaaaataataaaaacgaaGAACAAAATGTTATTAAGAAAAAGAGTATATTCTTAGAAATAGCTGAAAAAACAGAAAATGCAAAAATTGTTGAAAAAACAGATATTGAAGAAatagcaaaaaaaaagagagaaGAGCTTTACAAAAAACAATtagaaaaaattacaaaaaaaaatgaagaacatttaaaatataataatatatataaacatgatgtaaatataataaagaatttttataatgaaataaaagataaaataattcaaaattattattttaatcaaGACGATTGTATTTCCCTATGTTCAATCTTAAAAACGGATGactgtataatataaataattacataatacaaatatattatatacaatacttatataatatagtagTACATTATCttgtgtatattattatttatatttattcgtgtttatatttttaattttttttttattttatactttATAGGTAACTATATGGAGAG
This Plasmodium falciparum 3D7 genome assembly, chromosome: 11 DNA region includes the following protein-coding sequences:
- a CDS encoding protein transport protein SEC16, putative is translated as MKNNLFTYENIFKNKNINIIDKIKEKRKSTQDINNVSIKEKENDNCDVNNKDTQGELSSQKGNEENIHMDKNNINNKEVCKNDKNIDMCQSLLGKDNLEYTNNNVNGFNNTSEDTFLNFKLRKKKNDISSLFDDNTYDMEISYNEKDEKDERNEKDEKDERNEKDEKDERNERNEKDEKDERNEKDEKDERNKKNENDEKDKRDDKIFDKNSFFLSPSVVMEPQEEFSSYINSINNNEMNNNNNNNNNSSSNYRNNIFYDNVETFNVINETQNEGNENLHIIKKGKVENYFNDCKKEFLVDKNFNDEYYEEDINNYMSNNKVEKLIIDKEKENNEYNKINGDNFHHDNNINITEHLNNDSLIIYSHKTYFHDPNLNDTNSQHINNENVILKEKGEEENESNNNQKDYNKIRESVSLNNNIMDNNSFLWNNKNDRMSCEYNEDRNICSENLKDIFNNEQEKEYMKMNIHNNNNNNNKYIYDNINLYHKGDNVHMNVATIKDHNNNVDVISKKDHINIPSVHKNVHVSFCFGNNGTFFYSKNSKIKYQSLINVIEIHINKKKRKMHIFNEKNNEENNIYMNSNCNYNNYCNRNVDSNDVKHCYHNNMEKFIYCIKNFPGPFSRKSNKVDHKIEEFLKGYININKSRSVNDNIFEDIQKNCLYNFLLNILKKPYLTNFNLKEISIEKKNDINKNMNHKGNNIISYFLDNYQEKKDIKDDIYLSDDCNEDEDIDIDSLSNNEMDEFDINEYVKNDSNKMKKYDEPCNNNHINIYNPTNNNSNNIIMNNNVDKKKNVLNKDQKKCYTDVYENSKNINDICINNNTYFFFDFINKEFIMELYKLENKNERITHDDIYLLYFHMCIYNSKKATNVCIKKELYKYFFLVLRKYNKKKYYKMLDKYISYIKRSINNELEMKNDMKNIYKIYNYNIYDEICTEAFVFFLCILNKKNMVFKKNILVNYWYAFYTLIFHNFIFQYKENEIQFADYKEDIINFFIYLIHLLYEKKKNAEAQFLLLLISNNPFVFSFSPNTKNDDNYVEDVNKIHSANIGSNQMYSDNIYGNNIHSNNNMRGNNIYCNNNHPSHSNNYIRSNNYIRSNNYIHGNNYIRSNDLYNRSNIEESNAVGYCGLLNSHFDIMCFQVCDIYEYMCRYEKDDFFFEQLIFYKIIYAYILLEYGILSQAQRYVEILYYYIDVIKNDRKKNSYLLYLYDTLLEKTKYIFTTTTNKDMLSLQRKSCMSNDEVIYTYKFISNSGITTTIPKDNMYEHMMDKNHSNNIKGYVNYNNMNDTNVNYINEYTTTNTNINVFNNSPIHNRNKTIHVQTQENINEYFNIKTNRTVTDHLGKNNVYSNIKEEKLNSTMFDILKSNNNNSSYNENENIQSCDMLNGDNHTNRNEDSSIIHIQNGLSVHQAINNNNNNIYHNNNNIYPNNNNMYHSNNNMYHSNNNNNMYYNNNKYYTYEHASSNVNPSSYFAAEQNEAPYNFTINNKNNNIGTNYNFPSVNNNTHGHMYNDINNHVNTYEKSTEGTYRYNVPNNDNNNNNNNNITFVYSQNFTNVVEQNNNAKDTVQVQNEKGTMCGPLNVHINTHNSLYDNKNVEGNFTNNIKKDNNMNVKNNNIHINNVNVQNSSDNNLSSSQDQQQCANENNMDLINMGKSFISGFFSNIKEKIKKTEYMQEEEEEEENIFYYDYEKKRWREKGVTSDEEKEREKQKLEKQMAMKNISPPPTGINYSSERNKNPLNMTDVRSRYVDYFN